The following are from one region of the Colius striatus isolate bColStr4 chromosome Z, bColStr4.1.hap1, whole genome shotgun sequence genome:
- the LOC133628956 gene encoding gametocyte-specific factor 1-like isoform X3 → MELEDECEDAFDPEILIQCPYNKHHKIRARRFPYHLVKCQKSHPEVAQQLATCPFSARHLVPQADLRDHIMKCSERRLMEHDIVCQSSGFQREQMNAASTWQAPPCDEDWEAELLEQSNSLFIWGRTNSDTPSSSSEQKNFLPPGLRVPLSFPPAAAGSNWQHCAGGSSTTASGGGHGSRDLPQSRASHTLLWGQEE, encoded by the exons ATGGAGCTGGAGGATGAGTGCG AAGATGCTTTTGATCCAGAGATATTAATACAATGTCCATATAACAAACATCATAAAATCAGAGCCCGTCGCTTCCCCTATCACCTTGTGAAGTGTCAGAAG AGCCACCCTGAAGTGGCACAGCAATTGGCCACTTGTCCCTTCAGCGCTCGCCATCTCGTTCCTCAAGCTGACCTCCGTGACCACATAATGAAGTGCAGCGAGAGAAGGCTCATGGAGCACGATATAG TGTGTCAGTCCTCTGGCTTCCAGAGAGAGCAGATGAATGCTGCGAGCACGTGGCAGGCACCTCCATGTGATGAAGACTGGGAAGCAG AGCTGTTGGAGCAGTCCAATTCCCTTTTCATTTGGGGCAGGACCAACTCTGACACACCCAG cagcagctctgagcagaaGAACTTCCTGCCACCAGGACTGCGTGTCCCCTTGTCCTTCCCGCCCGCCGCGGCAGGGAGCAACTGGCAGCACTGCGCAGGCGGCTCCAGCACCACGGCCTCTGGGGGTGGCCACGGCTCCAGAGACCTCCCTCAGAGCAGGGCTTCACATACACTGCTGTGGGGACAGGAGGAGTAG
- the LOC133628956 gene encoding gametocyte-specific factor 1-like isoform X2 — protein sequence MELEDECDAFDPEILIQCPYNKHHKIRARRFPYHLVKCQKSHPEVAQQLATCPFSARHLVPQADLRDHIMKCSERRLMEHDIVCQSSGFQREQMNAASTWQAPPCDEDWEAAGFSWYRDLFQRACELLEQSNSLFIWGRTNSDTPSSSSEQKNFLPPGLRVPLSFPPAAAGSNWQHCAGGSSTTASGGGHGSRDLPQSRASHTLLWGQEE from the exons ATGGAGCTGGAGGATGAGTGCG ATGCTTTTGATCCAGAGATATTAATACAATGTCCATATAACAAACATCATAAAATCAGAGCCCGTCGCTTCCCCTATCACCTTGTGAAGTGTCAGAAG AGCCACCCTGAAGTGGCACAGCAATTGGCCACTTGTCCCTTCAGCGCTCGCCATCTCGTTCCTCAAGCTGACCTCCGTGACCACATAATGAAGTGCAGCGAGAGAAGGCTCATGGAGCACGATATAG TGTGTCAGTCCTCTGGCTTCCAGAGAGAGCAGATGAATGCTGCGAGCACGTGGCAGGCACCTCCATGTGATGAAGACTGGGAAGCAG CAGGCTTTTCTTGGTACAGAGACCTATTCCAACGTGCCTGCG AGCTGTTGGAGCAGTCCAATTCCCTTTTCATTTGGGGCAGGACCAACTCTGACACACCCAG cagcagctctgagcagaaGAACTTCCTGCCACCAGGACTGCGTGTCCCCTTGTCCTTCCCGCCCGCCGCGGCAGGGAGCAACTGGCAGCACTGCGCAGGCGGCTCCAGCACCACGGCCTCTGGGGGTGGCCACGGCTCCAGAGACCTCCCTCAGAGCAGGGCTTCACATACACTGCTGTGGGGACAGGAGGAGTAG
- the LOC133628956 gene encoding gametocyte-specific factor 1-like isoform X1 translates to MELEDECEDAFDPEILIQCPYNKHHKIRARRFPYHLVKCQKSHPEVAQQLATCPFSARHLVPQADLRDHIMKCSERRLMEHDIVCQSSGFQREQMNAASTWQAPPCDEDWEAAGFSWYRDLFQRACELLEQSNSLFIWGRTNSDTPSSSSEQKNFLPPGLRVPLSFPPAAAGSNWQHCAGGSSTTASGGGHGSRDLPQSRASHTLLWGQEE, encoded by the exons ATGGAGCTGGAGGATGAGTGCG AAGATGCTTTTGATCCAGAGATATTAATACAATGTCCATATAACAAACATCATAAAATCAGAGCCCGTCGCTTCCCCTATCACCTTGTGAAGTGTCAGAAG AGCCACCCTGAAGTGGCACAGCAATTGGCCACTTGTCCCTTCAGCGCTCGCCATCTCGTTCCTCAAGCTGACCTCCGTGACCACATAATGAAGTGCAGCGAGAGAAGGCTCATGGAGCACGATATAG TGTGTCAGTCCTCTGGCTTCCAGAGAGAGCAGATGAATGCTGCGAGCACGTGGCAGGCACCTCCATGTGATGAAGACTGGGAAGCAG CAGGCTTTTCTTGGTACAGAGACCTATTCCAACGTGCCTGCG AGCTGTTGGAGCAGTCCAATTCCCTTTTCATTTGGGGCAGGACCAACTCTGACACACCCAG cagcagctctgagcagaaGAACTTCCTGCCACCAGGACTGCGTGTCCCCTTGTCCTTCCCGCCCGCCGCGGCAGGGAGCAACTGGCAGCACTGCGCAGGCGGCTCCAGCACCACGGCCTCTGGGGGTGGCCACGGCTCCAGAGACCTCCCTCAGAGCAGGGCTTCACATACACTGCTGTGGGGACAGGAGGAGTAG